ataataaattcatgttgtagccatTCAGCCTGTTTAGCCGAGTGATAGCGTTTAAGGAAATTATGGGTGATTCTTATGAATTTATATTTCTAAGATGGACCTTGGTAAAATCCAAtctgtttaatttctttgatatATCTTTGTAAAGTCCTTTAATGTTTTGTAAAAAGTTCCAAATAAACCTTATATTCATTTTTATTCTAAGATTTAAACACTTCCttttattaaatcatttttccTAAATATGGTATATCGGCTGGAAACCTTTGCGTAGCTATATATCTTTAGACTATATACCTTTAAGAACAGGCTCGACATGTCTAACAATGCCATGTATCAGATTCAAATGAATTCCAAGCCACAGATTTACGAATAATTTAATTGCTTTAAACTTCTTAACCTTTTTTTTTACATGATTTAAACTTCTTAACCTTATTAATACATTGTATGTATAGAtggaaataaaattttatagttATAGATATgattagtaataataataataatattaaaattttctattttaataattttatatcgAAAAAGGTTAGAGGGGAAAAAAGGAAAGaggtattaaaaaaaatgaaacgaGAGAGCTGTTTTTCAACCTTTCTCACACACACAGCTTTGGTATATTTATAAACACAGCACACTTTTTTCGTGCTCTCCGCCACCCTCTTCTCTAAGTTTCAGATCCATTCTTCTCTTACCTTCGATCCCATCAGAAAAATGGCATCTTTCACTGCTTCTTCTGTCTCATTCGGATCCGTTTCTTGCCCCTTCAAGAACAAGCAGGTTACAGCCTTTGTGATCTCtcgtgttatatatatatatatattgggatGGGTGGGACGGTTCTTGgttcatttatatttttgggCTTTATATCGATGGGAAATCTTTGTGATCTGGGTGTCTTTGTGATGGTTTTTTGTTTACTAAAAAAATCTGATATTTTTGTAAGTGGAGGCTTTATATCGATGGGAAATCTTGGTGATCTGGGTGTCTTTGTGatggttttttgttttttgttggcTAAAAAAATCTGATATTTTTGTAAGTGGATGCATGTAAGTTTTATTTCTGATCTTTGattctcttgtttttctattgATTTCTGGTTAAATAATTGATCTTTTTTACGGGTTTTGAGTTTGAACCATTAATTACACTCCTGGATTAAATTTTTAGCTGTTACTATTGTATATTACTGTAAAAATGTTGGATTTTGTTGTGTAATAAATTGCTTTAGCTCTGGATTCTTGTATGTAAAAtcccatgaacttttaaaattggtCTGAATTTCTTTGTGAGTTTGTGATCTCCAACAAGAAATTCATGGTTATGATTTCAAGTATCTGGATATAAGTTTGATTTCcgagattaaaaaaaaactatcaaTGGAATTAAGTGGGGTAATAACTTTTGATACATTAGTATGAGTTCCTTTTATTTGGTTGCTTATATGCAGGGTCTTTTTATTAGATTATAATGTTCCTGCATCATCTTACATTTATTCATGTGTAATTGATGCATGATAACTCCTGAATGTCAACGTAATTTTCTATATGATATGACACCTATGAGGTTGTGATTTTCAATAATGACCTTTTGTATCATCAGCTGAATTCATGAGAATTTTAGTGCTACAAAAGGAGGTTGCATGAAAtgatggaaattttttttttactttttgatGCATCTCCATTAAATTTTCTGTATGAATGTAACGATGTTGCCAATAAATGTTAAGGAGCTTAAATTGTTAAAAGATTTCCTGTAAAGCTATTGTAAGTGAGTTTTTTTTCCTTGAGTCTTATATCTTATAATATTGCAAATGTGCAGGTTTCAAATTTGAGAAGGGCCTCGCTTTCGTTCAGTGGAAAGGGCTTGTCATCTCTTAGATCACAGCCACCTCGTTTCCGAGTTTCCTGTGCAGTATGTTTctttataataattattgttGTTCTTTACTGGCTTAGCATCCCACATCTTGCTGATGTGATGTTTTTGTCATTTAATCTTAAGCTCATTGACAATTGTTGTATTAGTGAAATTCAGAAGGCAAAAATATCCATCATTTAATTCAAGCATCATTACGAGGGAATTGCAATTTGGGATGTATCAGATGTCATAAAGATGCATAACTAATCACTGACTAATTTCGGTAGGAGGGGAGTTAAACATGAGCGATGGTATCCCTAAGGCATGTGCATGTCCcaagtatgtgtgtgtgtgtgtgtgtgtgttcctACTATCTTTGTTCGAGGGTTTGTTTATAGGTGGCCTTCAAATCTATGGATATTGAAAGTGTCTTTTCTTTGTTGCATTGTCATGCTTCATATCTTTCCAATTTCGTTTTCTGATAACAAGCCCTGATGTTCCCCTCCATCAGGCTAAAccagaaacagtggataaagtttGTCAGATAGTAAGGAAGCAACTGGCGCTTCCTTCTGATCGTGAAGTCTGTGGAGAGTCAAAGTTTGCTACACTTGGTGCTGATTCACTTGACACGGTAATTCCTTTGCTGATATTACAACTAAAAAAGGTGTATGCATGTGCAGCGAAACCACCCTTGAATGACAATCTTATGGGCTGAAAATTGAAGGGTGTGAGGCACAATATAGTGATGGAAGCTGAGCATTAGGCCTTCATCCAGTAAGATCCAAAAATGATTGGTTACATGTATTGGATGCCATCAAACACCACTGAATAAAATTTCTCCAGTTTTTCACAAGATCATTTCAGTAGTTTTGCATTTATACCAGTTTTGCACTTAGATACATTGTCTTCAGTTGGCACGTTTATTTACCATTTACGCATAACTTGCATAATGAAAATTAGTTGTGATAACCAATGGCTTCGAAACCGTTCTTCACCTTAGGTTGAGATTGTGATGGGACTGGAAGAAGAGTTCGGGATCAGCGTGGAGGAAGAAAGTGCCCAGAGTATCACTACCGTTCAAGAAGCAGCGGATATGATCGAGAAGCTCTTGGAGAAGAAGTGCTAGGAAAGTACATTAggaacatatatttatttttagtgGTATTGTTGAGAATCCATGCCTCTTCTTGTTTGATTTCTCTGGAGGAACTCTAGCttgttttgttttcattttcttgTTGGATTGGGATTGCGCTATATAATCTATTCttatatgagatattttttaaaggcccgtatttcgtattcataattttacggaattattaaaatttttctaaataaataattaacttgccacaattataaaataaacatgtaattaaagtttaactttaaaataacagcggaagtaaatattgttttaaacaataattttaaaaataatacaacgaattaaaaactgagtttaacataaaaagtgcataaactaaaacatgaggtcctcgggtttactactgctgtcccaagatcgctcactggtcctcgCCCGCTGTCTCGGcttcatcaatacctacaacattcaagtctagtgagtctaaagactcaacatgtatatatcgtgaataacaaataaatatatcgtaaaatcgcatgcaacttaaaaataaagtatcgtaaggcgtacggtgaaaatcgtatcatgaataattataactacgtgcatatctgaaaatcatacgtaaaagctttgctcaatagagctctgtcatagcatatcataattttctggtagagataatgtttctaagctagtGGCTCATAAtataacgtgagcgcctgatcagactaaaccacagtatactgggcggtagagatcaatcacagcacttggactggatgtccgtacccatacataatcataaaccggtcgtaagtcaccgggtggagaggtcctcggttgcgtcTACCGACTTCCagacccataagcataaggtggccacaagacatatagcatatatctcaaaaatacacattttatatttttatgcacgtaatatagttataaacttatttttaccggatgagttggatcgctctcaggctcgctgcgacttaattctaatatgtgacacatgcaaataattttaacttgacaaaaacttaacaactaacccaaaaacgagacgattatgatcaataatctaaattttcaatcatggcttcgtaccaaatcgaaccaacattaaaccgacgtttaaccatgattaaaaataccccaaacatactgaaaaatatgcataagaactgtaaaacatgaaaataggtgaatggaatccaaaaacataaaacactctttcgaaagtcattttggcacctttcaccgtaaattctcgtacgacctctaaactcgaccaaatcacgaacggccaaaaacatgaccttcctaactcattgaggtactgtccagtccaaggccatgggctaaaagccaaccaagaactcagaaAAACCTCCTGAACCAaaatgaaagttgctgtcaaaatacagcagtagcattttatgtgtttgtGGAGTAAACTCTGAAAATATTGACCATGGGCTTGAACCAtcgaccaaagactcttaccaacatcctaaggcatggcttggaccatggctaagggctaaaagccaaccacaaaccaatcaaacacctaggacaatgaAACATGACAACCGAGAATTTAAATTCTGTGCAGTGGTGTATCTTGAATTGTTTTGTTGTCTTgtatcgttccaatggccatttgattgaccatggctcgaccTAGACATGTTGGAGTATTGTATGAACCGTGGTTATGGGCtacaagccaaccacaatccatctAACCACCCAACAACCGAAACTCACTCACCCAAAAATTTAGAATGTTGAAACTGTGGGACGTATGCTATGTTGCTGTAAAATTCTGATGGGCCGTGAACCAAGCATGGAAAGActgacttggtcacgtcctagacatgataagggagagttctaaccatggctacagcccctaggacagccaggATTCGAACACCACCCTGAACACCCACATGACAGAATCTTGAATACAATTCTGTAGTTTATGGAAAATAGTTGCTGTCATGCCTTGTTCGAATTGTAtggactcaaaccaatgaaccaataacaccctaacatACTCTAAATCATGTCTAGAAGTAGCCTTGAGTGTCTGGAATCAAACAACTACCTGTAATCCACAAAAGCAACCAAACCGTGAAGTTGAACCAAAAGAGCATAGAAATATCTATGCAGATTTTTACTTTAGAACCTGCGGCCAATTTCGATATATTGCTTGAATCATGgttatataatggtttaaaaatatctataggacttgattgaagagaaaagaaacaatatatacatgcctggaatttgttttgaagaaaaacaaatcaatacgacgcgacggagCCGAGTTGGATTTCTTTTTCTCGTTTCTGCTGTTGTTCATGATTTCAGCTGCTATTTTCTGATGTATTTTCGAGCATATGAGTGTAGGAAAGGTAAGGGATGAAGGTGAATGATATAGGAGATGTTAAGTGAGTCTTGAATTGCATTTAGTTAGGAGTTACAAGTGGGAACTTGAAATGTTTCTTCACCCTTGCCATAGCTgttcttatttattcattctTGCTGCTATTCACGATCTCATTAGCTTATTTCTGATATTTTTCAAAGGAGAGAGTGTGGATTTGCTAGATAATGAATATGAGTGTTATTAGGGGTGTTAAAGGtgcattaaggtgggaggtTACAAGTGAAGAAATTTTGAATGGGTTTTGAAATGATCTTTCTTCCCTACTGTCGAAGCTTCTTTCCTTTCTATTCCTACTGCCCGTTGGTTTGTTATGGTAATGGTTTGATTAGAAATAAGGTGTATTATAGTATTTAAATTTACCAATAGCTTTTTGAATTAAAGGTAAGTAATGGTATTCATTTTAAAGGTCATTGAGGTGACTAGAATGAATTTACTACTCTTTTGAATTGTCTTAACCAATTTTATTACTCATTTACAtggtatattattatttaaactttgtattttaaattcttaagattttaaatactcattatatattttagtgaattaacacattaagtTAAATTAAACTCTTGCATGACTTTGCATGGATTCAACTTTAAGTATTTAagtactatgtttaatttcttgaatatattatacctagattaattcatcctcaattgtttacacattttacttaaactttaattaaatattgaacctaatagaatttatttactaatttgactctcattaatttaataaatcctaaaacattctttttcttcaaattaaattattaaatttaggaatatttttcttattattaatcttatttctaattttcAACTCCGGTCCGActtcgcgtatttatcctgaaaagataaactaacatctatttttaaaataaataatcatgacttaaaattataaaaatgaattaacacttcatattttcataaaattcattttttatttaattaatagaaattatgcatggcttatacgtaatctgattttcgggttctacaatttTAGTCCCTTGGGTTCTTGCAGTTCAACTAATTTTAAGGTTTTCTGTCGATCGGTTTACCTGCTTGCCTTTGCAATTGTACGTGCCGTGCAATATACAGCACCACTTGAGTGGAAAGCTAtaatctttaatattttttgggCTAAAATTTACTTCCTTTTTTTGGGGGGTCCTATAGCTATTTTGTTAATATATCTATTTTCCTATATATGTTCTGGTTAATAAATTTGGTTGTGAATCGATTATTATTATGAACTTGCTAGCACTCTTAATTTTCAGAAATATCGTTACTTAAATGGGACCATTTTTGCCAAATTGGACTGAATTTCAAGTTTCATGGGAATGTACTCAAAGTAAGAGAAATGGAAAAATAATGGCTTTTAAAGATTgttgtgaaatttaaaataaatagatatTCAATCTAGATTTTTATATTACGTGGAATCTTGTTGgatcaaaaaataaattttcatgatGTTTTAGAAACATATGTGATATTCATCAttgattttcaaaaactttattCTATTAGTAAAAGATATACATGCATTgtatgtgttattattatttttaattttatcaaataatactaaaaaattaacacgaaattattttcaatttagaatagttgttcgatttaaaaggaacttttgtttaaatttttttctaagTAAAATATGAAGTGGCTTGATGAGATTTTTTGTAGGGTCAGAATGgaaattatggaattaaatattttggtttCTTTTAAGATAATTACTCTAATagtctcacacttaataatatatataatatagataaaAGATCAgaagtatttaaattttaaatggatttttaataatttcataaaagttattaaaatacaaattttaaaacatatgaTACTATAATAAAATGTCcagaattatttttaattgagccCAAATTTTGGATGCTCCTCTTTTTTTCCCCTTATCCCCCCTTCAAATCATATGTTATACACAAATGTTATATCTGTAGATGGTGAAAAAGTTGCGGGTCTCAACTTTTTCCATCGTATAAATTAGAATAGACACGAACTTTAAGTCATCATCAAATGAATAAAAAGTAGATATAAACTTTAAGGCATTATtggatgaaagaaaatatatactgGCACCTACTAGAATAGCATGTggaattgcaaaaaaaaaaaaaaaagatccgATCTTGCGAAAAgtgaaaatataataattttcaaattatatgtttatttttataaacttaAAGAAACATAAAGGGTAATATAATAGGCATTTCTTCTCAAATAATatatcaaaacaaaataaatatttaaataatataatataataaccAATATCTTATATTACTAAATGGTGGCTTCTGTTGGCGCAAATCAAATAGAGTGGGAAAGCTAATTATTGTACAA
The Primulina tabacum isolate GXHZ01 chromosome 9, ASM2559414v2, whole genome shotgun sequence DNA segment above includes these coding regions:
- the LOC142554953 gene encoding acyl carrier protein 1, chloroplastic-like yields the protein MASFTASSVSFGSVSCPFKNKQVSNLRRASLSFSGKGLSSLRSQPPRFRVSCAAKPETVDKVCQIVRKQLALPSDREVCGESKFATLGADSLDTVEIVMGLEEEFGISVEEESAQSITTVQEAADMIEKLLEKKC